The nucleotide window AGGGCGCGCGGGCCGCGGTGTGGGACGGGGTCCGGCACCTGTTCGCGTCGTTCGAGGTGTCGTCCATGCGGGACGTGTACCAGGCCCTGGCCGTCGGGTTCCGGCGGCCGCGCCTGGACGAGTGGATCGAGCCCCCGTCGGGACCAGGCCACGCGGATGACACGTCGTAGTCACGGCCACACATCGCACCCGTCGAAAACACATCCCAATGCAAACCGCCGCAGCTGCGCCTCGGCGTGGCCCGGGTACCCGCGCGACTCGATGATCGATCTGACTAGAAGAAGTCACATTTGTGAGATCAATAGGCAATTATACGCGAGCGCCGGGAATTGCTGCAGGGACACCCAACCCAACTTCAGTAGTTTAAGATTCCTGCGATTCTGACGAGATCGATCACGAGAAGGCGAACCCGATCAGTACCCTCGGCGCGATTCGAACGCGCGACCCCCGGTTTAGGAAACCAGTGCTCTATCCCCTGAGCTACGAGGGCTAAGTCTTTAACTGCCAAGCAATTGTGTTCATTCGTCTTTCGAGGACTTCTGCCTTATGGCACCCAGCATCAAAAGCGGAACAGTCCCTGTGTATGAGAGCAATTCTACGGCGCCCGGGTTCGCCAACAAGCCGGACAAGCCACCCCCCCGAACTCCTGCATACCCCACGCTACCCGACACGAACGGCTCCAGAATTGGCATCAGCCGAACCCAAAGTTGGGGTGTGCCTCTTGATTCCCAACTCCAATCATCATCTCTTTTTCGGCAGTTGTGGCAGCACGACTGAGTCCGCATACCGCTCGGGATCTTTCTCGAACTTCTCTTTCGCGGTGGCGTTGTAGAAGTACACCTTCACCCCCTTGTACGTCGCAGACGGGTCCTTTTCGGACACCTTCTTATCTCGGTGGACGGGGCAAAACTGTTGCTCGATCCCGCGTTTCGGCAGTTCAACCCCGGCGAGGGCCGGAATGAACTTCGGGTCGAGGTACGCGGCCGGGTCGCGGCGGTACTTCGCCACGCACGTGTCGCAGCACAGGTAGATCTTTACGCCCTTGTAGGTCTCGTGCTTTGAATAGACCGGGTCGATTTCGTCCTTGGTCATCACCGGACAGAACTTCTGCTCGGCGGGTTTTGGCGGGTCCGCAAGCACGGCGGGAGCGACGATAAAGGCGACGAAAGTGAGGCTTGTGCGGAGCATCAGAGCGGGGTCCGAATGGGTGTCGGCCGTCAGGTGTGCAGAAGCGCGAGCACGAGCACAAGGAACAACATGTTAGCCACGACGATGACGAAGAACAGCAACGCAAGGCGAGATAGATCACGCACCAACTCGCCCGTCGAGAACAGCCGTTCTGTGTCGGGCGCCGGTTGTTCGTGTGTTTCGGTCTCGGGGGACGCGACTCGCGTGCGGACCCGGGGCGGGAGATCGTCCCACCACCGGCGCGCGTCGGCACCGTCGTTCCTGTTCCGCATCACCATGAGCGAGGTCCTGTTCTCGGCCCGCCGCGAGGCGCCTCGCGGTCACGATCACATGAATTTGGACGGTGAGAGGGCACGAACGGAGAGTGCGGTGAAATTCTAACCCACTGTCGGCTGCGGCGGTATCGAAAAATGTTGGGTGGCAGAGGTCAAGACGTCAGGAGTCAGTTCAACCCCAGGTCGGCGGGGCGGTTGGCGCCGGAGGTGGTGACGGCGGATTCACCGGGTACGGCAGCGCCGGGCCTTCAGGGGCGGTTCCGGGTTGCGCCGGCGCCACGTCCGGCGGGACGCTCGGTACCGGGTCACTCGGTCGCGGCTGCGGGTGCGGTCGGGTCGGCACGTCCGGACCGGGTGGGGTCGGTATCGGTGAGGTGCTCATGTGGCTCTTTCCTGTATGCGGAGTGCGGGCGATACCCACGACCTGTTGCAACCGTTGTGCCGCGCGACCGCGTCAACCGTACCGCCAACCGCGGGCGGGCCAGGAATTTGCGGGCGCCGCCCCCCTTGTACCGGTGCCGGTCGCGAGCGAGAATGCTCGGTAACGCATCCGAACCGCCAGGGTGACCCGATATGCGCGCCCGGTTGGTGTCCGCCGACGGCGGCCCGTCCATCGATTTGGTCAAGGACATGACGCTCTTCGGCCGGGACGAGGACTGCGACACGCGCCTCGACCACAAGAGCGTCTCGAAGTTGCACTGCGTCGTCGTGAAGACGGACGGGTTGCTCCTGTTGCGCGACCTCGGCAGCACGAACGGCACCCGGGTGAACGGGCAGCGCGTGCGCCGCGCCGCGCTGCTCCCGAACGACACGGTCGCGATCGCGAACCTCAAGTACGTGGTCAAGTTCGGCGTGGAACTGGAGAAACTGGAACAACAAGAGGAGCCGCGGCCCAAAAAGGAGCCGGCGGCGCAACTGCGGCGCAACGCCCTGCCCGACGTGTACCCCGAGCAGAAGTGACCGTAAGGGCCGAAACCGGGTCCCACTGGTCGGGGCCGTCAACGGCGGAGAGAATACGGTGTTATCGCCGGTAGCGGTGTCCCGCCCTCTCAACCCACAGGAGACCCTGAGCCATGACGGTCATGATCGCGATCGCCCTGTTGACAGCCCTCGCGCCCCAGCCGACGGCGCAGCCGGCCGGTGAACTGAAGCTCGCCAACGTGCGCACCACCGTCGGCGAACTCGGGCCGACCCGCGAGGTGTCCAAGATCCTCCCCGGCGACGTGCTGTTCATCGCGTACGACATCGAGGGCATCACCATCGACGGCGAGGGGCTCGCGCGTTACACGATGGCGATGGAGGTGGTGAACGCGGCCGGCGCCCGCATCCTCCCGCCGCCGAGCGAGCCGAAGGTCGAGCCCCGCGAGCTGACCGAGTTCGTGCCCCTGCGCGGCAACAAGCTGCCCGCCCGGGCGTTCGTCACCGTCGGCCTCGACCAGCCGGCCGGCGAGTACACCTGCAAGCTGTCCGTCACCGACTCGAAGACCAAAGCGACCGGCAGCATGAACCTGAAGTTCGAGGTGACGAAGAAGGACTTCGGGGTGGTGGCGGTGTACACCACGCACGACCAGCGCGGCGAGCTGTCCGCCCCGACCAGCGGGCAGGTGGGGCAGACGGTCTACGTGCAGTTCAGCGTCGCCAGCTTCGAGCGCGACCCCAAGACCAAGCAGCCGGACGTCGAGGTCGTGTGCCAGCTCCTCGACGACAAGGGCGCCCCGCTGCTGACCACCCCGCGGAAGCACATTCAGGACGCCAAGGCCCCGCAACCGGTGAAGGACGCCGACGGGGCGTTCGCGCTCCAGTTCCCGGTGTTCATGAACCGCCCGGGCAAGTTCACCGTCGAGATCACCGCGACCGATCGCGTGTCGAAGAAGGCTTCGACCTACAAGTTGCCGGTGACGGTGAGCCCGGCGAACTGAGCTTCCGGGTAAAGAACCGAATGCCGTAAGCCGGGAGCGCCCTGGAACCGTTCCCGACTTACGACATTCGGCCTTCCGGTAATCGACCGAAGCGAGCGGCGGCGCGTACAATGCCCTCATCTCGTTTCACCCGCAGGCTCCCCGATGAACAACCTCGCCGACCAGATCGCGCGCTTCCGGAACATGGCTCAGGAGGACCCCGAGAACGACCTGGCCCACTACCGCCTCGGGCAGTTCCTTCTCGAAGACGGGCAGGCCGAGGAAGCGGCGAAGTGCTTCCGGCGCACGCTCGAAATCACCCCGGAATTTTCCACGGCGTTCAAGTTCCTCGGCGAGAGCC belongs to Gemmata obscuriglobus and includes:
- a CDS encoding FHA domain-containing protein is translated as MRARLVSADGGPSIDLVKDMTLFGRDEDCDTRLDHKSVSKLHCVVVKTDGLLLLRDLGSTNGTRVNGQRVRRAALLPNDTVAIANLKYVVKFGVELEKLEQQEEPRPKKEPAAQLRRNALPDVYPEQK